The following proteins are encoded in a genomic region of Streptomyces lunaelactis:
- a CDS encoding peptidoglycan-binding domain-containing protein, which translates to MLTGGERAEEDASGTPTLSNGSRGPAVRKLQRLLNAHVPDLQALAVDGRFGPVTEQHVRKFQTRLAITVDGIVGPQTWGALTR; encoded by the coding sequence AGCGGAGGAGGACGCGTCCGGGACACCGACCCTGAGCAACGGCTCGCGCGGCCCCGCGGTCCGCAAGCTCCAACGCCTCCTGAACGCCCACGTGCCGGACCTCCAGGCCCTCGCGGTCGACGGGAGGTTCGGCCCCGTCACGGAGCAGCACGTCCGCAAGTTCCAAACCCGCCTCGCCATCACCGTCGACGGCATCGTCGGCCCTCAGACGTGGGGCGCACTCACGCGCTGA